In Ferribacterium limneticum, a genomic segment contains:
- a CDS encoding efflux RND transporter permease subunit, whose translation MSHRFNLSDWTLHHRTLVGYFLLAIALMGVFAYGKLGQAEDPPFTFKIMVIRSFWPGATARQVEQQLTDKIEKKLQETPYIDRVSSFSRPGESTVMFFAKDSTPPANVPDVFYQVRKKIGDIRHTLPAGIQGPFFNDEFGDVFGNIYALTAEGFDYPQLKDQAERIRDELLRVPQVGKVEIFGIQDEKIYVELSNAKLATLGIDQTTIVQAMNQQNAVAGTGFFETASERIQIRPGGAFNSVQAVADTLIRAGGRSFRLGDIAEIRRGTIDPPATQVRFGGKPALAIGVSMAKGGDIIELGKALNTRIAKLQAALPVGVDIGVATSQPEAVARSIKAFTQALAEAVIVVLLVTFISLGIRTGLVVAISIPLVLAATFLAMYLFNVGLHKVSLGALVLALGLLVDDAIIAVEMMWVKMEQGWERTRAASFAYTSTAGPMLSGTLVTVAGFIPIALAKSSTGEYAFAFFQINAVALLISWLAAVIAIPWLGYKLLPNPHAAHQSSRLEKRLPRLARLFDKIGLNGPAHAEDHDVYGTPFYTRFRQLVSWCVGRRWLVIGVTIILFALSIVGMIKVQKQFFPNSTRLELNVELRLPEGASIAAINAETKRLEQWLDKDKAEFDQFEHYMAFVGSGAPRYYLGLDQQLPASNVGQVVIVTRDVEAREAVRGRLIKLFENDSFAARGNIARIENGPPVGYPVQYRISGEDFATLRQAATKVATVMRENPELSNVNVDWSELSKSVEIEIDQDKARLLGVSSQDIAALLNMSLNGYTVTSYREGEKSIDVVLRGDREERSHLSSLDDLAVPTRAGKSVPLSQIGRLKHSFEAGLIWRRDRQPTITVRGNLYGKIQPATVVDRIKPEIDAIQATLPDGYHIATGGSVEESSKGSGSVMAGIPLFVLAVITILMIQLQSVSRVVMVLLTAPLGIIGIALFLLVFRQPFGFMALLGTIALFGMIMRNSVILVDQIEQDMAAGKPRHEAIVESTVRRFRPIVLTAAAAVLAMIPLSRNDFFGPMAVAIMGGLIVATALTLLFLPALYAAWYKVRIEDRAISR comes from the coding sequence ATGAGCCACCGCTTCAACCTGTCCGACTGGACGCTGCACCACCGCACACTGGTTGGCTACTTCCTGCTCGCCATCGCGCTGATGGGCGTTTTTGCCTACGGCAAGCTCGGCCAGGCCGAAGATCCGCCCTTCACCTTCAAGATCATGGTCATCCGCAGCTTCTGGCCGGGCGCGACAGCCCGTCAGGTCGAGCAGCAACTGACCGACAAGATCGAGAAAAAACTGCAGGAAACACCCTACATCGACCGCGTTTCCAGCTTCTCGCGCCCCGGCGAATCGACAGTGATGTTCTTCGCCAAGGACAGCACGCCGCCAGCCAACGTACCCGACGTGTTCTACCAGGTGCGCAAGAAAATCGGCGACATTCGCCACACCCTGCCGGCTGGCATTCAGGGCCCGTTCTTCAACGACGAGTTCGGCGACGTTTTTGGCAATATTTACGCGTTGACCGCGGAAGGCTTCGATTATCCGCAACTCAAGGACCAGGCCGAGCGCATTCGCGATGAACTGCTGCGCGTGCCACAGGTCGGCAAGGTTGAAATCTTCGGCATACAGGACGAGAAGATTTACGTTGAACTCTCCAATGCCAAACTCGCTACGCTGGGCATCGACCAAACGACCATCGTCCAGGCAATGAATCAGCAGAATGCCGTAGCCGGCACCGGCTTCTTCGAGACGGCCAGCGAGCGCATCCAGATTCGGCCCGGCGGGGCTTTCAACAGCGTGCAGGCCGTGGCCGACACCCTGATCCGGGCTGGCGGCCGCAGTTTCCGGCTCGGCGATATCGCCGAAATCCGGCGCGGCACCATTGACCCGCCAGCCACGCAGGTCCGCTTTGGCGGCAAGCCGGCACTCGCCATTGGCGTCTCGATGGCCAAGGGTGGCGACATCATCGAACTTGGCAAGGCACTGAACACGCGCATCGCCAAACTGCAGGCAGCCTTGCCGGTCGGCGTCGACATCGGCGTGGCGACCAGCCAGCCGGAAGCCGTCGCCCGCTCGATCAAAGCCTTCACGCAGGCCCTGGCCGAAGCGGTGATCGTCGTCCTGCTCGTCACCTTCATCAGCCTCGGCATCCGCACCGGACTGGTTGTTGCCATCTCGATCCCGCTCGTACTGGCCGCCACCTTTCTTGCCATGTACCTGTTCAACGTCGGCCTGCACAAGGTGTCGCTCGGCGCGCTGGTTCTGGCCCTCGGCCTGCTGGTCGACGATGCGATCATCGCCGTCGAGATGATGTGGGTGAAAATGGAACAAGGCTGGGAACGCACCCGCGCTGCCTCCTTTGCCTACACGAGCACGGCCGGGCCGATGCTCTCCGGCACGCTGGTCACCGTCGCCGGCTTCATTCCGATTGCCCTGGCCAAGTCATCGACCGGCGAATATGCCTTCGCCTTCTTCCAGATCAATGCCGTCGCCCTGCTCATTTCGTGGCTGGCCGCCGTCATCGCCATCCCTTGGCTCGGCTACAAGCTGCTGCCCAACCCGCACGCGGCGCACCAGAGCAGCCGCCTGGAAAAACGCCTGCCCCGCCTCGCCCGCCTGTTCGACAAGATCGGCCTGAACGGCCCGGCCCACGCCGAAGACCATGACGTCTACGGTACGCCGTTCTATACCCGCTTTCGCCAACTGGTCAGCTGGTGCGTCGGGCGGCGCTGGCTGGTCATTGGCGTCACCATCATCCTGTTTGCGCTATCCATCGTCGGCATGATCAAGGTGCAGAAGCAGTTCTTCCCGAACTCGACCCGCCTTGAACTCAACGTCGAACTGCGTCTCCCCGAAGGGGCGTCGATTGCCGCCATCAACGCCGAGACAAAGCGCCTTGAACAGTGGCTGGACAAGGATAAAGCTGAATTCGACCAGTTCGAACATTACATGGCCTTCGTTGGATCAGGAGCGCCGCGCTATTACCTCGGCTTGGACCAGCAACTGCCGGCCAGCAATGTCGGCCAGGTCGTCATCGTCACACGCGACGTCGAGGCGCGAGAAGCCGTCCGCGGTCGACTGATCAAACTGTTCGAAAATGACAGCTTCGCTGCTCGCGGCAACATCGCCCGTATCGAAAACGGGCCACCAGTCGGTTATCCGGTGCAATACCGCATTTCCGGCGAAGACTTCGCCACGCTACGCCAGGCGGCCACCAAGGTCGCCACGGTCATGCGCGAGAACCCGGAGTTATCCAACGTTAACGTCGACTGGAGCGAACTCTCGAAGTCGGTCGAGATCGAAATCGATCAGGACAAGGCCCGCCTGCTCGGCGTTTCCAGTCAGGACATCGCCGCCCTGCTCAACATGTCGCTCAACGGCTATACGGTGACCAGCTACCGCGAAGGCGAAAAGAGTATCGACGTCGTCCTGCGTGGCGACCGCGAGGAACGCAGCCACCTGTCGTCACTCGATGATCTGGCGGTACCGACACGAGCCGGCAAGAGCGTTCCGCTGAGCCAGATCGGCCGTCTCAAACACAGCTTCGAAGCAGGACTGATCTGGCGCCGCGACCGCCAGCCGACGATCACGGTGCGCGGCAACCTGTACGGCAAGATTCAGCCCGCCACCGTCGTCGACCGCATCAAACCGGAGATCGATGCCATCCAGGCCACCTTGCCCGACGGTTATCACATCGCCACCGGCGGCTCGGTCGAGGAATCCTCCAAGGGTTCCGGCTCGGTGATGGCCGGCATTCCGCTCTTCGTGCTGGCCGTGATCACCATCCTGATGATCCAGTTGCAAAGCGTCTCCCGCGTCGTCATGGTGCTGCTCACTGCTCCGCTCGGCATCATCGGGATAGCGCTGTTCCTGCTCGTTTTCCGGCAACCGTTCGGCTTCATGGCGCTACTCGGCACCATCGCGCTGTTCGGCATGATCATGCGCAACTCGGTAATTCTGGTCGATCAGATCGAGCAGGACATGGCTGCCGGCAAACCGCGCCATGAAGCGATTGTCGAGTCGACGGTACGGCGTTTCCGGCCCATTGTACTGACTGCTGCCGCGGCCGTACTGGCCATGATTCCGCTATCGCGCAACGACTTTTTCGGACCGATGGCCGTTGCCATCATGGGCGGCCTGATCGTCGCCACCGCGCTGACTTTGCTTTTCCTGCCGGCACTCTATGCGGCCTGGTACAAGGTCAGGATCGAGGATCGAGCTATTAGCCGTTAG
- the nadA gene encoding quinolinate synthase NadA → MQTATIAFDPFNRLSDEACHERIRIARAKLGKRAVILCHHYQRADVYQYADLTGDSLKLSRLASQTDSEFVIFCGVHFMAEVADIMTAPHQKAILPDLAAGCSMADMANLAKVERCWRELNEVLNAEEEVTPVTYINSAADLKAFCGEHGGIVCTSSNAGTIAKWAFERRPKVLFFPDQHLGRWTGHNMGIAMDEMVVWDPDLELGGLTPAQIKKAKILLWKGHCSVHQMFQKSHIDAFRAKYPEGKVIAHPECNFEVCAASDYVGSTEHIVKTIKEAPEGTRWLVGTELNLVDRLAKEVLPQNKIVQFMATTICMCSTMQRIDPQHLAWTLENLVDGKVVNQISVPAHEATLAKLALDRMLAIS, encoded by the coding sequence ATGCAAACAGCCACCATCGCCTTCGACCCCTTCAACCGTCTCTCCGACGAGGCCTGCCATGAGCGCATCCGTATCGCCCGGGCCAAGCTCGGCAAGCGGGCCGTCATCCTCTGCCATCACTACCAGCGCGCCGACGTCTATCAATACGCCGACCTGACCGGCGATTCGCTCAAGCTGTCGCGCCTGGCCTCGCAGACCGATTCGGAATTCGTCATCTTCTGCGGCGTGCACTTTATGGCCGAAGTCGCCGACATCATGACCGCCCCGCACCAGAAAGCCATCCTGCCTGACCTCGCGGCTGGCTGCTCGATGGCCGACATGGCCAACCTGGCCAAGGTCGAGCGCTGCTGGCGCGAACTCAACGAGGTGCTCAACGCCGAAGAAGAAGTCACCCCCGTCACCTACATCAACTCGGCTGCTGATTTGAAAGCCTTCTGCGGCGAACACGGCGGCATCGTATGCACCTCATCGAACGCCGGCACCATTGCCAAATGGGCCTTCGAGCGTCGCCCCAAAGTGCTGTTCTTCCCCGACCAGCACCTCGGTCGGTGGACCGGCCACAACATGGGCATCGCCATGGACGAAATGGTCGTCTGGGACCCCGATCTCGAACTCGGCGGCCTGACGCCGGCCCAGATCAAGAAGGCCAAAATCCTCCTTTGGAAAGGCCATTGCTCGGTGCACCAGATGTTCCAGAAATCGCACATCGACGCCTTCCGCGCCAAGTACCCGGAAGGCAAGGTCATCGCCCACCCCGAATGCAACTTCGAAGTCTGCGCCGCTTCCGATTACGTCGGCTCGACCGAACACATCGTCAAGACCATCAAGGAAGCGCCGGAAGGCACGCGCTGGCTGGTCGGCACCGAACTGAACCTGGTCGACCGCCTGGCCAAGGAGGTTTTGCCGCAGAACAAGATCGTCCAGTTCATGGCGACCACCATCTGCATGTGCTCGACCATGCAGCGCATCGACCCGCAGCACTTGGCGTGGACGCTGGAAAATCTGGTCGACGGCAAAGTGGTCAACCAGATTTCCGTGCCGGCCCACGAAGCGACGCTGGCCAAACTGGCCCTCGACCGCATGCTGGCGATCTCCTGA
- a CDS encoding rhodanese-like domain-containing protein, whose amino-acid sequence MGKLTEILSLAQARGQALGRAYQGELTPQEASDLLRLAPGAKIVDVRTRAEWDWVGRVAGAVEIEWNQYPGGVRNPNFVAELKRQVDPEALVMFLCRSGVRSVAAATAATEAGYNACFNILEGFEGDKDANGHRNTIGGWRKTGLPWIQG is encoded by the coding sequence ATGGGAAAGTTAACCGAGATACTCAGTCTGGCCCAGGCTCGCGGCCAAGCCCTTGGCCGCGCCTATCAGGGCGAGCTGACACCGCAGGAGGCGAGCGACTTGTTGCGCCTGGCGCCCGGCGCCAAAATCGTCGATGTCCGGACTCGCGCCGAGTGGGACTGGGTTGGCCGGGTCGCCGGGGCGGTCGAGATCGAGTGGAACCAATACCCGGGCGGCGTGCGCAACCCGAACTTCGTGGCCGAACTCAAGCGCCAGGTCGATCCCGAAGCGCTGGTCATGTTCCTCTGCCGCAGCGGCGTGCGCTCGGTCGCCGCCGCCACGGCCGCCACCGAAGCCGGCTACAACGCCTGCTTCAACATCCTCGAAGGTTTCGAGGGCGACAAGGATGCCAACGGGCATCGCAACACCATCGGTGGCTGGCGCAAGACCGGACTGCCCTGGATTCAGGGATAA
- a CDS encoding DUF4124 domain-containing protein, with the protein MMRSPLALLVALLPLSVSAQTIYKCVDVNGNTTYASARIDKNCKVISSGPENAMPAPPRAKPAGAAANPSPAGFPRVQEDTQRARDGDRRHILEQELAGEQRNLEQARKDLSEQQAAGSSSDRLAPYRDRVGQHERNIQAIQKELGNLK; encoded by the coding sequence ATGATGCGCAGTCCGCTTGCTCTGCTTGTCGCTTTGTTGCCGCTCTCGGTTTCGGCCCAGACGATCTACAAATGTGTCGATGTCAATGGCAATACGACTTATGCCAGTGCCCGGATCGACAAGAATTGCAAGGTGATTTCCAGCGGACCGGAAAATGCCATGCCGGCGCCACCCCGGGCAAAGCCGGCAGGGGCTGCAGCCAATCCGTCTCCTGCGGGCTTTCCTCGCGTACAGGAAGACACCCAGAGGGCGCGCGACGGCGATCGTCGCCACATTCTCGAGCAGGAACTGGCTGGCGAGCAGCGCAACCTTGAGCAGGCACGCAAGGATCTGTCCGAGCAGCAGGCGGCCGGTTCGAGTAGTGACCGGCTAGCACCCTACCGCGACCGCGTCGGGCAACATGAGCGCAATATCCAGGCGATCCAGAAGGAACTGGGGAATTTGAAGTAG
- the glnA gene encoding type I glutamate--ammonia ligase codes for MATPQDVLKMIKENDAKFVDFRFTDTRGKEQHVTVPVSAFSEDKFENGHAFDGSSIAGWKGIQASDMQLNPDPATAYIDPFFDETTVVLTCDVIDPTDGRGYDRDPRSIAKRAEAYLKSSGIGDTAYFGPEPEFFIFDGVEWNVDMSGCSLKIHSAEAAWGSGEKNDGSGSTGHRPTVKGGYFPVPPVDSLHDIRSAMVLTLEALGCPVEVHHHEVATAGQCEIGTVFNTLVKRADQTQILKYVVHNVAHQYGKTATFMPKPIVGDNGSGMHVHQSIWKDGKNLFAGDGYAGLSELALFYIGGIIKHAKALNAITNPGTNSYKRLVPHYEAPVKLAYSAKNRSASIRIPYVASTKARRIETRFPDPIANPYLCFAALLMAGLDGIQNKIHPGDPASKNLYDLPPEEDAAIPTVCASLEEALASLKADHEFLTRGGVFSNDWIDAYIDLKMDEVNKVRMTTHPVEFDLYYSC; via the coding sequence ATGGCAACCCCGCAAGACGTGCTCAAGATGATCAAGGAAAACGACGCCAAGTTCGTCGATTTCCGTTTCACCGATACCCGTGGCAAGGAACAGCACGTCACCGTGCCGGTTTCTGCCTTCAGCGAAGACAAGTTCGAAAACGGTCATGCTTTCGACGGCTCCTCGATTGCCGGCTGGAAGGGCATTCAAGCCTCCGACATGCAGCTGAATCCGGATCCGGCAACTGCCTACATCGACCCGTTCTTCGACGAAACCACCGTTGTCCTGACCTGTGACGTGATCGATCCGACCGATGGTCGTGGTTACGACCGCGACCCGCGCTCCATCGCCAAGCGCGCTGAGGCCTATCTGAAGTCCTCCGGTATCGGCGACACCGCCTACTTCGGTCCGGAACCCGAATTCTTCATCTTCGACGGCGTCGAGTGGAATGTCGACATGTCCGGCTGCTCCCTGAAGATACATTCTGCCGAAGCAGCTTGGGGTTCGGGCGAGAAGAACGACGGCTCCGGCTCCACCGGCCACCGTCCGACCGTCAAGGGCGGCTACTTCCCGGTTCCCCCGGTCGACAGCCTGCACGACATCCGTTCGGCCATGGTCCTGACCCTGGAAGCCCTCGGCTGCCCGGTTGAAGTTCACCACCACGAAGTCGCTACTGCCGGTCAGTGCGAAATCGGTACCGTGTTCAACACCCTGGTCAAGCGTGCCGACCAGACCCAGATCCTGAAGTACGTTGTGCACAATGTTGCCCACCAGTACGGCAAGACCGCCACCTTCATGCCGAAGCCCATCGTTGGCGACAACGGTTCCGGCATGCACGTTCACCAGTCCATCTGGAAGGACGGCAAGAACCTGTTCGCCGGCGACGGCTATGCTGGTCTGTCCGAACTGGCCCTGTTCTACATTGGCGGCATCATCAAGCACGCCAAGGCCCTGAACGCCATCACCAACCCGGGTACCAACTCCTACAAGCGTCTGGTCCCGCACTACGAAGCGCCGGTCAAGCTGGCTTACTCCGCCAAGAACCGTTCGGCTTCGATCCGCATTCCGTACGTTGCCTCGACCAAGGCTCGTCGTATCGAGACCCGCTTCCCGGATCCGATCGCCAACCCGTACCTGTGCTTCGCCGCGCTGCTGATGGCCGGCCTGGATGGTATCCAGAACAAGATTCACCCGGGCGACCCGGCTTCCAAGAACCTGTACGACCTGCCGCCGGAAGAAGATGCAGCCATCCCGACCGTCTGCGCTTCCCTCGAAGAAGCCCTGGCATCGCTGAAGGCTGACCATGAGTTCCTGACCCGTGGCGGCGTCTTCTCCAACGACTGGATCGATGCCTACATCGACCTGAAGATGGACGAAGTGAACAAGGTTCGCATGACGACCCACCCGGTCGAGTTCGATCTGTACTACTCCTGCTAA
- a CDS encoding efflux RND transporter periplasmic adaptor subunit: protein MIKTAPRVAALLVTAATVLAGCQAGDSTPPAPRTVLVQAAASAPLNGSVYTGEIRARHEVDLAFRVGGKIAARLVDAGAEIKAGQPLARLDPADLELAAAAARAQLAAAESEHATARAERERYAGLAAKKFVSQAAFDAKDNAYNSAQARLEQARAQSRISGNQSSYGTLSSEFPAIVTAVLVDAGQVVTTGQAVMRVARPEEKEVAIAIPESRLAELKAAKNLAVSLWAAPKIILRGELRELSPAADPATRTYAARIRIRNPPPEVRLGMTARVALDGAVDSTLIVPLSAVIDSGQGPLVRVVKDGKVATHPVKVARFREDGVELSGGLAAGELVIISGAGKLVDGQEVQAKAATTPDRQR, encoded by the coding sequence ATGATCAAGACCGCTCCCCGTGTTGCCGCCTTACTGGTAACTGCAGCTACCGTTCTCGCCGGCTGTCAGGCTGGCGACAGCACGCCACCGGCACCCCGCACCGTGCTGGTCCAGGCCGCAGCCAGTGCGCCGCTGAACGGCAGCGTCTATACCGGCGAAATCCGCGCCCGGCATGAGGTCGATCTGGCTTTCCGTGTCGGCGGCAAAATCGCCGCCCGTCTCGTCGATGCCGGCGCCGAAATCAAGGCCGGCCAGCCGCTGGCCCGCCTCGACCCGGCCGATCTCGAACTGGCCGCTGCAGCCGCCCGCGCCCAACTGGCTGCCGCCGAAAGCGAGCACGCCACGGCTCGCGCCGAGCGCGAACGCTATGCCGGCCTGGCCGCCAAAAAATTCGTCAGCCAGGCTGCCTTCGACGCCAAGGACAATGCCTACAACAGCGCCCAGGCCCGTCTTGAGCAGGCCCGCGCACAAAGCCGAATCAGCGGCAACCAGAGCAGCTATGGCACCTTGAGCAGTGAATTTCCGGCCATCGTCACGGCCGTTCTCGTCGATGCCGGTCAGGTTGTAACCACCGGCCAGGCCGTGATGCGCGTCGCCCGCCCGGAGGAAAAGGAAGTCGCCATTGCCATTCCCGAAAGCCGTTTGGCTGAACTGAAAGCCGCCAAAAACCTCGCCGTCAGCCTGTGGGCCGCCCCCAAAATCATCTTGCGCGGCGAACTGCGCGAGCTGTCGCCCGCCGCCGATCCGGCAACCCGCACCTACGCGGCGCGTATTCGCATTCGCAATCCGCCACCCGAGGTTCGCCTTGGCATGACGGCCCGCGTCGCCCTTGATGGCGCAGTCGATAGCACGCTTATCGTCCCGTTGAGTGCCGTGATCGATAGCGGGCAAGGTCCGCTGGTCCGCGTCGTCAAGGATGGCAAGGTTGCCACCCACCCGGTCAAGGTTGCCCGCTTCCGCGAAGATGGCGTCGAGTTGAGCGGCGGACTGGCTGCCGGCGAACTGGTCATCATCAGCGGCGCCGGCAAGCTGGTCGACGGTCAGGAAGTTCAGGCCAAGGCGGCCACGACGCCGGATCGGCAGCGCTAA
- a CDS encoding cation diffusion facilitator family transporter, translated as MGLEHHLAVSATPAERSAAAQKATWVSVAVNLVMTVAQLVVGWLAHSQSLVAHGLHSFSDLLSDFLVIYASRQSAQPADRSHPYGHARVETAATLALGTSLVLIGGGILWESGMRLQHVEALPTVELAAFWVAVATVISKEALYRYLIRVAEKLRSQLLIGNALHTRADAASALVVVVGIGGALLGWSFLDLLAAALMGFMILHMGGRLAWGAIKELIDTGLDDAQVEAIRQTLLATPGVRDLHQLRTRRMAHQALVDTHVQVDSRISVSEGHRIAESARARVLREHPEVLDVLVHIDPEDDMDPDTYAIRLPARDALLSELQPLLAGLPEPEKIVLHYLKGRIEAEVFYSSALFENGEALRQAEILLIDRLKTHPLIRRISLNCLVAPK; from the coding sequence ATGGGACTTGAGCATCACCTCGCCGTCTCCGCTACCCCGGCCGAGCGCTCGGCCGCGGCGCAGAAGGCGACCTGGGTCAGCGTCGCCGTCAACCTGGTGATGACCGTCGCCCAGCTCGTCGTTGGCTGGTTGGCCCACTCGCAGTCGCTGGTTGCGCACGGATTGCACTCGTTCTCTGACCTGCTCTCGGATTTTCTCGTCATCTACGCCAGCCGGCAGAGCGCCCAGCCGGCTGATCGGTCCCATCCCTACGGCCACGCCCGCGTCGAAACTGCCGCAACGCTGGCGCTTGGAACCTCGTTGGTCTTGATCGGTGGCGGCATACTGTGGGAATCCGGCATGCGTCTCCAGCATGTCGAGGCCCTGCCGACCGTCGAGCTCGCCGCCTTCTGGGTGGCGGTGGCCACGGTGATTTCCAAGGAGGCCTTGTATCGCTACCTGATACGGGTTGCCGAAAAGCTGCGCTCACAACTACTCATCGGCAATGCCCTGCACACGCGAGCCGATGCGGCGTCGGCGCTGGTCGTCGTGGTCGGCATTGGCGGTGCGCTGCTCGGCTGGTCCTTTCTCGACCTGCTGGCCGCGGCGCTGATGGGTTTCATGATCCTGCACATGGGGGGGCGTCTGGCCTGGGGCGCCATCAAGGAACTGATCGATACCGGGCTCGACGACGCCCAGGTCGAGGCCATCCGGCAGACCCTGCTGGCGACGCCGGGCGTGCGCGACCTGCACCAACTGCGGACCCGGCGCATGGCCCATCAGGCGCTGGTCGACACGCATGTCCAGGTTGATTCGCGGATCAGCGTCTCGGAAGGCCATCGCATTGCCGAATCTGCCCGCGCCAGAGTCCTGCGCGAACATCCCGAGGTGCTTGATGTGCTCGTGCACATCGACCCGGAAGACGACATGGACCCGGATACCTACGCGATCCGATTGCCGGCGCGGGATGCCTTGCTCAGCGAACTGCAACCATTGCTGGCCGGCCTGCCCGAGCCGGAAAAAATCGTGCTGCACTATCTGAAAGGCCGGATCGAGGCGGAGGTCTTCTACAGTTCCGCCCTGTTCGAAAATGGCGAGGCACTACGGCAGGCCGAGATTCTCCTGATCGACCGTCTGAAAACGCACCCGCTGATTCGTCGGATATCACTGAACTGTCTTGTTGCACCAAAATAG
- a CDS encoding endonuclease/exonuclease/phosphatase family protein — protein MTQPALHITTYNIHKGFSQFNRRMMVHELRERLRGLNPDIVFLQEVQGLHLGHAENHDDWPDSPQHEFLAEDVWAASAYGRNMLYDHGHHGNAILSRFPILHTHNQDVTHLQFEKRGMLHCRIELPEGPAAHCVCVHLSLFGYSRRKQMAALADYLDSLAEPNAPLIVAGDFNDWRNRVGENLTRRLGLQEVFSGPAGKPVCSFPAAMPMFRLDRIYVRGFDVKRTEVHHGMPWSAISDHAALSAHLTRHGR, from the coding sequence ATGACCCAGCCCGCGCTGCACATCACCACCTACAACATCCACAAGGGCTTTTCGCAATTCAATCGGCGGATGATGGTGCATGAACTACGCGAGCGCCTGCGCGGTCTGAACCCGGACATCGTGTTTTTGCAGGAAGTCCAGGGGCTGCACCTCGGCCATGCCGAGAACCACGACGACTGGCCCGACTCGCCGCAGCACGAGTTCCTCGCCGAAGACGTCTGGGCGGCCTCGGCCTACGGTCGCAACATGCTCTACGACCACGGCCACCACGGCAACGCCATCCTCTCGCGTTTCCCCATCCTGCATACCCACAACCAGGACGTTACCCACCTGCAGTTCGAGAAACGCGGCATGCTGCATTGCCGGATCGAACTGCCGGAAGGCCCGGCCGCGCATTGCGTCTGCGTGCACCTGTCGCTGTTCGGCTATTCGCGGCGCAAGCAGATGGCGGCGCTGGCCGATTACCTCGACAGCCTGGCCGAACCGAATGCACCGCTCATCGTCGCCGGCGACTTCAATGACTGGCGCAACCGGGTTGGCGAAAACCTGACGCGCCGCCTCGGCCTGCAAGAGGTGTTCAGCGGCCCGGCCGGCAAGCCGGTGTGCAGCTTTCCGGCCGCCATGCCGATGTTCCGCCTCGACCGCATCTACGTGCGCGGCTTCGACGTCAAGCGTACCGAAGTCCATCACGGCATGCCGTGGTCGGCCATTTCCGATCACGCCGCGCTGTCGGCTCACCTGACCCGGCATGGCCGCTGA
- the glnL gene encoding nitrogen regulation protein NR(II), whose amino-acid sequence MAGMNVTHSSFAGLDLLASAVLLLDDALAIRYINAAGENLLAVSSRAVVGKTLTTICTCSASLQSALDNGLNNNWGYTGQNVELKLSDGEALNINCTVTPLRPDIAPGVRLLLELQPIQHHLTATREERLIEQQQVSRELIRNLAHEIKNPLGGIRGAAQLLEHELANPSLKEYTQVIIKEADRLQDLMQRLLTPHRAMLPTTVNIHEILERVRSLLTAEFPGSLSVRRDYDTSLPELVGDREQLIQAVLNIARNAAQAMGGEGEIVLRTRSLRQVTLAKKRYRLAMEIKVIDNGPGISDEIRERMFYPLVSGREGGSGLGLTIAQNFIQHHHGTINCVSRPGHTVFTLNLPVEQA is encoded by the coding sequence ATGGCGGGCATGAACGTTACACATTCTTCCTTTGCCGGCCTTGATCTGCTGGCTTCTGCGGTGCTTCTGCTTGATGACGCACTGGCCATCCGCTATATCAACGCGGCCGGCGAAAACCTGCTGGCCGTAAGTAGTCGTGCCGTGGTCGGCAAGACGCTGACGACCATCTGCACCTGCTCGGCGAGCTTGCAGTCGGCGCTTGATAATGGCTTGAACAACAACTGGGGCTACACCGGCCAGAATGTCGAGTTGAAACTCAGCGATGGCGAAGCCCTCAACATCAACTGCACGGTGACGCCGCTACGCCCGGATATCGCGCCCGGCGTCCGCCTGCTGCTTGAACTGCAGCCGATTCAGCATCATCTGACGGCGACGCGAGAAGAGCGCCTGATCGAGCAGCAGCAAGTCAGTCGTGAGTTGATCCGCAATCTGGCCCACGAAATCAAGAATCCGCTCGGCGGTATTCGGGGCGCTGCCCAGTTGCTTGAGCACGAACTGGCCAATCCCTCGCTCAAGGAATACACGCAGGTCATCATCAAGGAGGCGGATCGTCTGCAGGACCTGATGCAGCGCTTGCTGACCCCGCATCGGGCGATGTTGCCGACGACGGTTAATATCCACGAAATTCTCGAGCGGGTGCGCAGCCTGCTGACCGCCGAGTTTCCTGGTTCGCTGAGCGTTCGTCGCGATTACGACACGAGCCTGCCTGAACTGGTCGGTGATCGTGAGCAGTTGATCCAGGCGGTCCTCAATATTGCCCGCAATGCGGCGCAGGCCATGGGCGGCGAAGGTGAGATCGTTCTCCGCACGCGCTCCCTGCGCCAGGTGACCCTGGCCAAGAAACGCTATCGCCTGGCCATGGAAATCAAGGTTATCGACAACGGCCCGGGCATCTCCGACGAAATTCGCGAGCGCATGTTCTACCCGCTGGTCTCGGGGCGCGAAGGAGGGAGCGGTCTGGGGCTGACCATCGCCCAGAATTTCATCCAGCACCATCACGGCACGATCAATTGCGTCAGCCGGCCCGGCCACACGGTCTTCACGCTCAATTTGCCGGTAGAGCAGGCTTGA